GAACCTGCCGCGTCCCCTGCCGGCGCCCGCTCGTCCGAATCCGACGAAGGCCCGCACGAACCATGGCAGGTAGTCTACGGCCCTGCCCACGAGCACGGCCCCGGCCTCGAAGGTTCGGCCGGGCTCGTAGTACGTAATGCCGTCGTCCGGCGGTTCGAGGACGAAGGGGTGGGGGACGGAACGGTATAGGCGGAGCATGGCGGCGTCCGGCGGTGGCGGCGTCTCGAAGAGGTAGGCGTAGGGGCAGGTCGCTCGGAAGGCGCAGTCCAGGCATTCCACGCCCTTGACCATACAGGCGGCGCGCTTCAGGGCGCGACCCAGGCCGCCGCGCAGGGCCGATCCCTTGAAGGGCGGCAGCCTTACGGCATCGACGGCCCGCAGCCGCAGGGTGTATCTGGAGCAGGTCACGGCATGGAGCACGGAAACGGCCTCTCAGGCCTGGACGCCGGCGGCATGGCCGGGCGGTCCTTCAAGGAAACCCGGCTCTACCGCCCATGGGAGACTCTCCCAGGAAAGTTGCTCCCGGCACCCCCCGAAATAAATCAGAGCCTCCACGAGTGCTCGGCGGTTAACGCTTGAGGAATGATTTACAGGAATATCAGGCCGGACTCAAGGCGTCTTCAGGCGGCGTTCCCCAGGCGGAGTGAACGGAGGGGCTTACGCCTTCCCTTCTACTTCAGGTCATATGTTGCAAGTCTGCGCGCTCGGGACCCAGATGGTTTATCTTCCCGGGTTGTTTCAATCCCTTCTACTTCAGGTCATATGTTGCAAGTTGGTGTGCCGACGGGCCCGGTTTTCCGGGCGATGAGTTTCAATCCCTTCTACTTCAGGTCATATGTTGCAAGGGCGCCCCTTTTTTTCCTTTTCTTTCCAGGCAGTTACACCAAGCCTTTTCATAACCCCCCTTTCTTGATATCGGTTTTCAATTAGCGGGACCGCAACAGAAGGCGGCAAAAACGGTTTTTCCCAATAACCGCAAGCAGTTACGAGCTTCAGATAACCTCCCGTACTTTCATCCCCTTTTGCGGCTTCCGCCAACTCACTATAAAATATAGTGTTTTTCGTCAACCGTCCTGTCTCCGCGCCCGATTATCACGAGCCGGCGCTCGCAGGACGCGCAGACGCCGTAGACGCGGACGCTGTCCTCGCCGCCGTCCACTACGTCGGCTATCCGGCCGAGCATCTCGTCGAGCTCACCATCGGCGAGGAGACACTCGAATACGCTGTAGTGAACGCGACGGCCGAAGTCCTTCAAAAGCTCGGAGAGCCTGGTGCGTCTCGGCGTATCGGGGATGTCGTACGACACAATATACAACATCGCTCATGGCCTTTCAAGAGAAAACGCACAGTAGGCGGGACCGCCCATGAGCGCCGCAGCGAGACGTTCGGCCTGACGGCGGAAGGAGCGGCGGAGATCGGTGCCATGGCCGCCGGCCAGGGGACGGGTCAGGTGCTCCTCCCATGCGGCGAGGTAACGCTTCATGGCATCACGACGCAGGTAGACGCCGCCGCCGCCGCGCTCGTGGAAGTCGGAGGCCTTCATGACGCGCCTGTTGACGAGCCGCAGGGTGAGCCTGTCCACCACCGGGGCGCCAGCGGCTCGCCTTCACGCGAAGGCAGGCCGGGCGGAGATTCCCGCCGGTCGTCACGCGGTCAAGCACGGCGGCCTCAAACACAGATTCAGAAAGGGTCGTGATCGAATATCTCCACCTCGCCGGTAACGGGCGAGTCGTAAACGAGCCGCCTCACACGGCCGTGGAGGGCGTGGGCGACCTTGAGGTACAGCCACACCGGCGCCCGGCCCGTAAGGACCGCCTCGCAGCCGGGGGTGACGAGCTCCTCGACCCTGGCGATGTAGCCGTCGAGCCCGCCGAGCCTCGCCGTGCCGTCGAAGAGGGTGGAGAGGTCCACCACTACACGCCCCCTGTCTCCGCCCTCCCGCTTCATTTCACCAGCGGACACCAGTAGTCGTAGAGACGAGGCGAGACGCCAGCGGGACTCTTCTGGTAAAGGATTACGGGCCTCCAGTTGTCGAAGACGGCGCCAATAAGCACCCCGGCCATGACCGGCCCCTGTAAGAAGAGATGGACCTCGCTTGCCATCATGGTTTCGAGCTCCCTTCGCATGGCGCGAAGCCGGTTTATGAACTTCTCGATGCCGTCGCGGCCCTTTATGCCGTCCATGTTGAGCTCCA
This genomic window from Deltaproteobacteria bacterium contains:
- the cas2 gene encoding CRISPR-associated endonuclease Cas2 translates to MLYIVSYDIPDTPRRTRLSELLKDFGRRVHYSVFECLLADGELDEMLGRIADVVDGGEDSVRVYGVCASCERRLVIIGRGDRTVDEKHYIL